The following proteins are encoded in a genomic region of Alistipes shahii WAL 8301:
- a CDS encoding RteC domain-containing protein → MKTLIHTRIYALLTQNESNPSELAHAYEEFIETMTEMVANFDNRDDILRILYYSRVEFDVLSHPSFNRYSNNVLRTTFIYKIMYILDCEINIVSNSTKYSSNQDYSFPLSYQDGELLWTGTQQELLELAVALHKNGIIMYGNRKARFIEIVRALSSTFHITINDVYVKKTRMLDRSTAVTPFLDKLKKAYEQVVERHLR, encoded by the coding sequence ATGAAAACGCTTATTCATACCCGTATATACGCGTTGCTAACTCAAAATGAATCGAATCCGTCGGAATTAGCCCATGCATACGAAGAGTTTATCGAGACGATGACCGAGATGGTTGCTAATTTCGATAACCGGGATGATATTTTGAGAATACTGTATTACAGCCGGGTTGAATTCGACGTATTGTCCCATCCATCGTTTAATCGATATTCGAACAATGTTTTAAGGACGACGTTCATCTATAAAATCATGTATATTCTGGATTGCGAAATCAATATCGTCAGCAATAGTACGAAATATAGCTCGAACCAAGACTATTCGTTCCCTTTATCCTATCAGGACGGCGAGTTGCTGTGGACAGGGACGCAGCAAGAGCTGCTGGAGCTTGCCGTTGCCCTTCATAAAAACGGGATTATCATGTACGGCAACCGCAAGGCGCGTTTCATCGAGATCGTCCGTGCCTTGTCTTCTACATTCCATATCACGATCAACGATGTCTATGTCAAGAAAACCAGGATGCTTGACCGCAGCACGGCGGTCACACCTTTTCTGGATAAATTGAAAAAAGCCTATGAGCAAGTCGTCGAAAGACACCTGCGATAG
- a CDS encoding InlB B-repeat-containing protein, producing MKKYLLILAAILLLWGCIAEDRTECTNPRGVFVSLTVRPERMSSVTRSADETAIRDLNLYLYDDNGNVVLHRYQTSATLRFECLPGDYRMCIAANLGRDMGENPTWEDFTVTHADKYDVLPMAYEGDITIIPSADGMLTLPAVEVQRCVSKISYNITVAPAVADIELRSVQLLSVPRSVSVFDMAAAPSDDPDDYTDCPEVELSGQQAAGDCYLLPNMQGTVAAITDQRQKNPENAPANASYLLIRAVRGSKVLAYYIYLGGNNTSDFNVRANVHYRFNILILGDSEVDTRISSYAVNVHDTYEENSVGGYCTYNPFQMLAVEIDGSPAPLTLRGRIGVAQGNAGAFCLNGSPVGEGRDLTLPEQPGPNVFGVNYAPGIYTTVNSQVVYTVTVEDDAGFAQSFDIGHRFANRLDVYIHPATAENGNGTVTVAGALYDAETSSLTHDRVVLCHEKGCTLTAVPEAGYRFEGWYSAADYKTRLSTSASYAYIPTSPEAAIFPKFTVNTRPLDDGGTANCYIAPELNTSYSFDATTMGNGRATTNIRPEPLRGAEARVLWETGTTRGAIVESAELTGDGRIVFRTGMTCGNAVIGLLDSRGVCIWSWHIWSVDYEIEATAQTYASGAVFMDRNLGALATDCTQAAAKGLYYQWGRKDPFSYPALATDAYTQAPTVYAPGFEYAESNPRTSGTESPYDVMTLEWATAHPTTYMDGVFYEDWEEWTSVADWLYVHHPNLWGNVTTGKNNISRTSHKSIYDPCPPGWKVPGAEDFAGIERIGVSAPYYVTIRCNSTQTAKIPLGGTFYEGRYDRNGSLGRLYTNAPYYLHWDDLTGVFHDVACTSILFDTSNYPPFVNTTDFYRYAANPVRCIRE from the coding sequence ATGAAAAAATATCTGTTGATACTCGCTGCCATCCTGTTGCTGTGGGGCTGCATCGCCGAGGACAGGACAGAATGTACAAATCCCCGCGGTGTCTTCGTCAGCCTGACGGTACGGCCCGAAAGGATGTCCTCCGTAACCCGCTCTGCGGATGAAACGGCCATCCGCGACCTGAACCTCTACCTTTACGACGATAACGGCAATGTTGTCCTGCACCGTTACCAGACCTCCGCAACGCTGCGTTTCGAATGCCTGCCGGGCGATTACCGGATGTGCATTGCCGCCAATCTGGGCCGCGATATGGGCGAAAACCCGACATGGGAAGATTTCACCGTTACACACGCCGACAAGTACGATGTATTGCCTATGGCCTATGAGGGCGATATAACGATAATTCCCTCGGCAGACGGGATGCTGACGCTGCCTGCCGTCGAAGTACAACGCTGCGTGTCGAAAATCTCCTATAACATTACCGTTGCTCCGGCCGTTGCCGACATCGAACTGCGTTCCGTGCAGCTTCTTTCCGTACCGCGTTCTGTATCTGTGTTCGATATGGCGGCCGCACCGTCGGATGATCCCGACGACTATACGGATTGTCCGGAGGTGGAACTTTCCGGACAGCAGGCCGCGGGCGACTGCTATCTGCTACCCAATATGCAGGGAACGGTGGCGGCCATTACCGACCAGCGTCAGAAGAACCCGGAGAATGCCCCCGCGAATGCCTCGTATCTGCTGATCCGCGCCGTGCGCGGGTCGAAAGTATTGGCTTATTATATTTATCTCGGAGGAAACAACACTTCGGATTTCAACGTCCGGGCGAACGTACACTACCGGTTCAACATCTTGATCCTGGGCGACAGCGAGGTCGATACCCGCATTAGCAGCTATGCCGTCAATGTGCATGATACCTACGAAGAAAACTCGGTCGGCGGATATTGCACCTACAATCCGTTTCAGATGCTCGCTGTGGAGATCGACGGGAGTCCCGCACCCCTGACGCTTCGGGGACGTATCGGTGTCGCGCAGGGCAACGCCGGAGCATTCTGTCTGAACGGCTCTCCCGTAGGCGAAGGCCGCGACCTTACGCTTCCGGAACAGCCCGGCCCCAATGTCTTCGGCGTGAACTACGCTCCGGGAATCTATACGACGGTCAATTCGCAGGTGGTCTATACCGTCACGGTCGAGGATGATGCGGGATTTGCACAGTCGTTCGACATCGGACACCGCTTCGCCAACCGCCTCGACGTATATATTCACCCCGCGACGGCTGAAAACGGAAACGGTACGGTAACCGTCGCCGGAGCGTTGTATGACGCTGAAACTTCTTCCCTGACGCACGACCGGGTCGTCCTGTGCCATGAAAAGGGATGCACGCTGACAGCCGTACCCGAAGCCGGATACCGCTTCGAGGGATGGTATTCGGCAGCCGACTACAAGACACGGCTTTCGACCTCGGCTTCGTATGCCTACATTCCGACCTCGCCCGAAGCCGCGATCTTCCCGAAATTCACGGTCAATACCCGGCCGCTCGACGACGGGGGCACGGCCAACTGCTATATCGCGCCGGAGTTGAATACCTCCTATTCGTTCGACGCTACGACGATGGGCAACGGCCGTGCAACGACGAATATCCGCCCGGAGCCCCTGCGGGGTGCGGAAGCACGGGTGCTTTGGGAAACGGGCACGACCCGCGGAGCGATCGTCGAAAGTGCGGAGCTGACCGGCGACGGACGTATCGTATTCCGAACCGGCATGACCTGCGGTAATGCCGTGATCGGTCTTCTCGACAGCCGCGGGGTATGCATATGGTCGTGGCACATTTGGTCGGTGGATTACGAGATCGAGGCCACGGCCCAGACCTACGCTTCGGGAGCTGTCTTTATGGATCGCAACCTCGGGGCCCTGGCTACGGACTGCACGCAGGCCGCTGCCAAAGGACTCTATTACCAGTGGGGCCGCAAAGATCCGTTTTCGTATCCGGCGCTGGCCACGGACGCCTACACGCAGGCTCCGACCGTCTATGCTCCGGGATTCGAGTATGCTGAAAGCAATCCCCGAACCTCCGGAACTGAATCGCCTTACGACGTGATGACCCTCGAATGGGCCACAGCGCATCCAACGACCTATATGGACGGTGTATTTTACGAGGATTGGGAAGAGTGGACGTCGGTCGCCGACTGGCTCTACGTCCATCACCCGAACCTCTGGGGCAACGTCACGACCGGGAAGAACAATATCAGCCGCACCAGCCATAAATCCATTTACGATCCCTGCCCTCCGGGATGGAAAGTGCCCGGTGCTGAGGATTTTGCGGGAATAGAGCGGATAGGCGTATCGGCACCTTATTACGTTACAATCCGCTGTAACAGCACGCAGACGGCGAAAATACCTTTGGGCGGAACATTCTACGAAGGACGTTACGACCGCAACGGGTCGCTCGGAAGGCTCTACACGAACGCTCCGTATTATCTTCACTGGGACGACCTGACCGGCGTGTTCCATGACGTAGCCTGCACCTCGATCCTATTCGATACGAGCAACTACCCGCCGTTCGTCAACACAACGGATTTTTACCGCTATGCCGCCAATCCGGTGCGCTGCATCCGGGAATAA
- a CDS encoding SusD/RagB family nutrient-binding outer membrane lipoprotein, which translates to MKKMNNRWQSVLLSLALFGLAACTGDFEDINRNPNQVTDDQMDALNYKTGTKFKALQSLVIPVQEHMYQFNESLSGGPFGGYIGATVDTWQTKFETYNPSADWRKWPFANVITETYTPYKGIVNGTEDEVAIAFARLLRVAIMHRVTDSYGPIPYSKLESNESVYVEYDSQEAVYTKMFEELDEAIEILGRNTTLPAEAWSRYDGVYYGNIAQWLKYANSLKLRMAMRLSYVKSDVARAKAAEAIAGGVIEANADNAAMHAAENRTTLIYNDWGDHRVGADILCYMNGYKDPRMEKMFLANDVGDYVGIRIGIDVTSKSQAMSKYSNMIVASDTPYLWFNAAEATFLHAEYELRWGSAETAKTLYEQAVRLSFEERGASGADAYLVDATKKPAPYTDPLGNYSASARSEITVPWETATDGSDTEAVQERNLERIIVQKWIAIFPLGVEAWSEHRRTGYPKLLPVPTDKSGGSVNVEQGARRLPYPVEEYQQNNANLQAAIQTLGAEQQNGDRSGDVMGTRVWWDCKPYNK; encoded by the coding sequence ATGAAAAAGATGAATAACAGATGGCAGTCGGTGCTGCTTTCACTGGCGCTGTTCGGATTGGCAGCCTGCACCGGCGATTTCGAAGACATCAACCGCAATCCCAATCAGGTTACGGACGACCAGATGGATGCCCTGAATTATAAGACCGGAACGAAGTTCAAAGCTCTTCAAAGTCTTGTGATTCCGGTGCAGGAGCATATGTATCAGTTCAACGAATCGCTTTCGGGCGGGCCGTTCGGCGGTTACATCGGTGCTACGGTCGATACGTGGCAGACCAAGTTCGAGACGTATAATCCGTCTGCCGACTGGCGCAAATGGCCTTTCGCCAACGTCATCACCGAGACCTATACCCCCTATAAGGGCATCGTCAACGGCACGGAAGACGAAGTGGCCATCGCTTTCGCCCGCCTGTTGCGAGTGGCCATCATGCACCGTGTGACGGACTCCTACGGTCCGATTCCCTATTCGAAGCTGGAGAGCAACGAGTCGGTCTATGTGGAGTACGATTCGCAGGAGGCGGTCTATACGAAGATGTTCGAGGAGCTGGACGAGGCTATCGAGATACTGGGCCGCAACACGACGCTCCCGGCCGAAGCGTGGAGCCGCTACGACGGCGTCTACTACGGCAATATCGCGCAGTGGCTCAAATATGCCAATTCGCTCAAGTTGCGCATGGCCATGCGTTTGTCGTATGTGAAGTCCGACGTCGCCCGTGCGAAGGCCGCCGAGGCTATTGCCGGGGGTGTTATCGAGGCTAATGCCGACAATGCGGCGATGCACGCCGCGGAGAACCGCACGACGCTCATCTACAACGACTGGGGCGACCACCGTGTCGGAGCCGACATCCTCTGCTACATGAACGGCTACAAAGACCCGCGTATGGAGAAGATGTTCCTTGCGAACGATGTCGGCGACTATGTGGGTATCCGTATCGGCATCGATGTGACGAGCAAGTCGCAGGCCATGTCGAAGTATTCGAATATGATCGTTGCGAGCGATACGCCCTATTTATGGTTCAATGCCGCGGAAGCGACCTTCCTGCATGCAGAGTACGAACTGCGCTGGGGATCGGCCGAGACGGCGAAGACGCTCTATGAGCAGGCTGTCCGACTTTCGTTCGAGGAGCGGGGAGCATCGGGGGCCGACGCCTATTTGGTCGACGCCACGAAGAAGCCTGCACCCTATACCGATCCGCTGGGCAACTACAGCGCATCTGCCCGGAGCGAAATCACCGTTCCGTGGGAAACGGCGACGGACGGCAGCGATACGGAGGCCGTTCAGGAGCGCAACCTCGAACGCATCATCGTGCAGAAATGGATCGCTATCTTCCCGTTGGGAGTCGAAGCATGGTCGGAACACCGCCGTACGGGGTATCCGAAACTGCTGCCTGTACCTACCGACAAATCGGGAGGTTCCGTCAATGTGGAACAGGGCGCACGCCGTCTGCCTTACCCTGTCGAGGAGTACCAGCAGAACAACGCCAACCTTCAGGCGGCCATTCAAACGCTCGGTGCAGAGCAACAGAACGGCGACCGTTCGGGCGACGTCATGGGAACCCGCGTATGGTGGGATTGCAAACCGTATAACAAGTAA
- a CDS encoding BT_3987 domain-containing protein, which translates to MKTIFSLQTGIATLLCTAALAGLMACDADTVEQQGGKLPDKEPLENIYGRLRSSSMSDDKVRIRMTEGSGFVTSNFYYQFSKAPASELSLDAWIDGSLLDGWNEANDEQRTLLPEGNYDFPDGKTLSLSAENQRSALKRIRFMAENLAPGEYYLPLTVAEEAGTEEHQTINYLISIRARQLGEYKLNADQVFAVFYLDTEKYQPLLVDEYLMSKLDVNTWENAWSEREDGLRTIGNIVNLNKVVLDYDAETGRALLNLGNDMRYVLDHIDKYIRPLQDKGRKVCICLEGGGTGLGFCNLTDAQIVDFVAQVKTVITEYALDGVNFWDRNAAYGKEGMPAMNTTSYPKLIKAMREALGNDKLVTLTDYEAPTEYFWDTGATGGIEVGQYLDYAWSGYLDNEKNVQIVDPWHQGQQYVSTDHPRKPIAGLDPAKYGCINIPWYPQGPNTINDYFTDIFFWRQAGNKQSNILVFESLRTLLQDNFESTWASSIQVGYTYFADDGAWMIEDTPWGPSIMSDNEYSFDTSLLGKLPNGGTGYNKWLKDW; encoded by the coding sequence ATGAAGACGATTTTTAGTTTGCAAACGGGAATTGCGACGCTTCTCTGTACGGCGGCACTCGCAGGCCTTATGGCCTGCGACGCCGACACCGTAGAGCAGCAGGGCGGGAAACTTCCCGACAAGGAACCGTTGGAGAATATCTATGGAAGGTTGCGTAGCAGCAGTATGTCCGACGACAAGGTTCGTATTCGGATGACGGAAGGATCCGGGTTCGTAACTTCCAACTTCTATTACCAGTTTTCAAAAGCGCCGGCTTCGGAATTATCCCTCGACGCATGGATCGACGGTTCGCTGCTCGATGGGTGGAACGAGGCGAACGACGAGCAGCGAACGTTGCTGCCCGAAGGCAATTATGATTTTCCTGACGGCAAAACGCTTTCGCTCTCGGCAGAAAATCAGCGTTCTGCACTTAAACGCATCCGCTTCATGGCCGAGAATCTGGCTCCGGGCGAATATTATCTGCCGCTGACGGTGGCTGAAGAGGCCGGAACCGAGGAGCATCAGACAATCAATTATCTCATTTCAATTCGCGCACGACAACTCGGGGAGTACAAGCTCAATGCCGACCAGGTATTTGCCGTATTCTATCTCGACACGGAAAAATACCAGCCGTTGTTGGTGGATGAATACCTCATGTCCAAGCTCGATGTCAATACGTGGGAAAATGCGTGGAGCGAGCGGGAAGACGGCTTGCGGACGATCGGTAACATTGTCAATTTGAACAAGGTGGTATTGGATTACGATGCGGAGACGGGACGCGCCCTGTTGAATCTCGGAAACGACATGCGCTATGTCCTCGACCATATCGACAAATATATCAGGCCCTTGCAGGATAAAGGCCGTAAGGTCTGCATTTGTCTGGAAGGTGGCGGAACAGGGCTCGGATTCTGCAATCTGACCGACGCCCAGATTGTCGATTTCGTAGCCCAGGTGAAGACCGTTATCACGGAATACGCACTCGACGGTGTGAATTTCTGGGATCGCAATGCCGCCTACGGCAAGGAGGGAATGCCCGCCATGAACACGACCTCCTATCCGAAACTCATCAAAGCGATGCGGGAAGCGCTCGGCAATGACAAACTGGTGACGCTGACCGATTACGAAGCCCCCACCGAGTATTTCTGGGATACCGGGGCGACCGGAGGCATCGAAGTCGGGCAATACCTCGATTACGCATGGTCTGGGTATCTGGACAATGAGAAAAATGTTCAGATTGTCGATCCCTGGCATCAGGGGCAGCAATATGTCTCGACGGATCATCCCCGCAAGCCTATTGCCGGCCTCGATCCTGCGAAATACGGATGTATCAATATTCCGTGGTATCCGCAGGGCCCGAACACTATAAATGACTATTTCACCGATATTTTCTTCTGGCGTCAGGCAGGAAACAAGCAGAGCAATATTCTGGTTTTTGAAAGTCTGCGGACGCTTCTTCAGGATAATTTCGAAAGCACTTGGGCTAGCAGCATTCAGGTTGGATATACGTATTTTGCCGACGATGGCGCTTGGATGATCGAGGATACACCTTGGGGCCCCTCCATTATGAGCGATAATGAATATTCATTCGATACATCTCTTTTGGGCAAACTCCCGAATGGTGGTACAGGATATAACAAATGGTTAAAAGACTGGTAA
- a CDS encoding glycosyl hydrolase family 18 protein — protein MKRYFEIFAALFLGTTMMFSCQQAEEPTMDQGTVPQTRAYGDTPVVAIYVETNDTNPLNAGDYMLSNGKPFAGIVELFASNIHKRTVNGVVEPTLFLNDKMTNLLENGGYQTYVKPLQDKGIKVLLTVLGDWQGIGVANMNDTQTTQFAKILAHAVEKYGLDGIGFDDEYANYSSTNSTSYSEIITKLHALMPADKLITVFDWGYTNTLNSEAKACIDYAYHGYFGSSFMTSGLVDKTRWSPVSTNLGSAPNAATLNSLAKRAKAQGYGAFMFFNLRRSSNVNPLNGFNATASGLYGLTVTCENGDRPQDWTFVSSGYEINMDEVE, from the coding sequence ATGAAACGTTATTTTGAAATTTTTGCAGCCCTTTTCTTGGGTACTACGATGATGTTCTCGTGCCAGCAGGCCGAGGAGCCGACGATGGATCAGGGCACAGTTCCCCAAACCCGTGCTTACGGCGATACGCCCGTGGTGGCCATCTATGTCGAGACCAACGACACCAACCCGCTCAATGCCGGAGATTACATGCTCTCCAACGGCAAACCCTTTGCCGGTATCGTGGAGCTGTTTGCCTCGAACATCCACAAGCGGACGGTGAACGGAGTGGTAGAGCCTACGCTCTTCCTGAATGACAAGATGACCAACCTGCTCGAAAACGGCGGTTATCAGACTTACGTGAAACCGTTGCAGGACAAGGGCATCAAGGTGCTGCTGACCGTGCTGGGCGACTGGCAGGGCATCGGTGTCGCCAACATGAACGATACCCAGACCACACAGTTCGCCAAGATCCTGGCCCATGCTGTGGAAAAATACGGTCTGGACGGAATCGGATTCGATGATGAGTATGCTAATTATTCGTCTACCAATTCTACTTCGTACAGCGAAATCATCACCAAACTCCACGCGCTGATGCCGGCCGACAAACTCATCACCGTTTTCGACTGGGGGTATACCAACACGCTGAACAGCGAGGCTAAAGCCTGCATCGACTATGCGTATCATGGCTATTTCGGTTCGAGCTTCATGACATCCGGTCTGGTGGACAAAACCCGCTGGTCGCCGGTATCGACGAATCTCGGCTCTGCTCCCAACGCAGCGACGCTGAATTCGCTGGCCAAGCGTGCCAAAGCCCAGGGCTACGGCGCATTCATGTTCTTCAACCTGCGTCGCAGCAGCAACGTTAATCCGCTTAACGGATTCAACGCTACGGCAAGCGGGCTTTACGGTCTGACCGTTACCTGTGAGAACGGCGATCGCCCTCAAGACTGGACTTTTGTATCGTCGGGGTATGAGATCAACATGGACGAAGTGGAATAA
- a CDS encoding glycoside hydrolase family 18, producing MIRFLAFCAAVATFAACNDWTEMETVDSKVEKPWEQDPALWAEYTAALRAYKQSEHFIVYARLHNSPEKASSEQDFMRCLPDSLDIVTLTNADNFSKFDAEDMDVMREKGTKVLYQVDYAARAEEFADMQALDAYLDRVVAAVAANGMDGYSFTTDPLATDATARIVEKFAAAKSEGQLLVFEGNPLSLAAADRPKVDFIALDTEKLENVQEVKLQVLNATGYAGIAPEKLLLAAEISAPLLDEDRTEFAAVDEMSRRVIEFGPLGGLAAYNISEDYYHAEMNYQTIRGAIQTLNPAK from the coding sequence ATGATACGTTTCCTCGCTTTTTGCGCTGCCGTCGCAACGTTTGCGGCCTGCAACGACTGGACGGAGATGGAAACGGTGGACAGCAAGGTGGAAAAGCCCTGGGAGCAGGATCCGGCACTATGGGCCGAATACACCGCGGCGCTGAGGGCCTATAAACAGTCAGAACATTTCATTGTTTATGCCCGTCTGCACAACTCGCCCGAGAAAGCATCGAGTGAGCAGGATTTCATGCGCTGCCTCCCGGATTCGCTGGACATCGTGACGCTGACCAACGCCGATAACTTCTCGAAGTTCGACGCCGAGGATATGGACGTCATGCGCGAGAAGGGGACGAAAGTACTTTATCAGGTCGATTATGCCGCACGCGCGGAAGAGTTCGCCGATATGCAGGCGCTCGATGCCTATCTGGATCGGGTTGTCGCCGCCGTCGCCGCCAACGGCATGGACGGCTACTCGTTTACGACCGACCCGCTGGCGACGGATGCCACAGCCCGCATCGTCGAGAAATTCGCTGCGGCGAAATCCGAGGGCCAGCTCCTCGTCTTCGAGGGCAACCCGCTGTCGCTGGCTGCCGCCGACCGTCCCAAGGTCGATTTTATCGCCCTCGATACGGAGAAACTCGAAAATGTGCAGGAGGTGAAGCTCCAGGTGCTGAATGCCACGGGGTATGCCGGTATCGCGCCGGAGAAGCTGCTGCTGGCGGCCGAGATCAGCGCACCCCTGCTGGATGAGGATCGCACGGAGTTCGCGGCCGTCGATGAGATGTCGCGCCGCGTCATCGAATTCGGCCCGCTGGGCGGTCTGGCAGCTTACAACATTTCCGAAGATTACTATCATGCGGAGATGAACTACCAGACGATCCGTGGGGCGATCCAGACGTTAAATCCCGCTAAATAG
- a CDS encoding DUF1735 and LamG domain-containing protein, whose product MKKYGKYLIAAVAGLVFFAACDNYEADDHKFGNAVYLDVAETNEVQLTTFGNNKPTYDCALQAELTYPAGQDVAVTLTVDPSLVGTYNARYGTQWPMLDAKYYKLSAESVTIAAGKTTSDVVTLQFKELMGQGEEQTGALPIDETYLVPVRIGHASMDVLHGSDVAYYVVKRSSAITVAAQLTDNWIEFPTLDKYSESSKAWNGLTAVTYEALIYLDDFATSNATGSPVNISSIMGVEQYLLLRIGDTNFERQQLQFDGSGAGSSFGKIPGRDATKNLEKGRWYHVACTYDQAARTARIYVDGQIQSEATDVGISAQSKKNQINLAMRALYDLWNTAPDNEKPQYETDDTGYNKLGEAYQFFLGRSYDDYRPLNGKIAEARVWSVARTPEQIWDNMYDIQNPQDDPTLLGYWKCNDASGNTVKDYSMYRNDGVAKYDIIWPQGIEIPKLNENNE is encoded by the coding sequence ATGAAAAAATACGGAAAATATCTGATTGCAGCCGTCGCGGGGCTCGTGTTTTTCGCGGCCTGCGATAATTATGAGGCCGACGACCACAAGTTCGGAAACGCCGTTTATCTCGACGTCGCGGAAACGAACGAGGTGCAGCTTACGACCTTCGGCAACAATAAACCGACTTACGACTGCGCCTTGCAGGCGGAGCTGACCTATCCTGCGGGACAGGATGTGGCGGTGACGCTCACGGTCGACCCGTCGCTCGTCGGGACGTACAACGCCCGCTACGGTACGCAGTGGCCGATGCTCGATGCCAAATACTATAAGCTGTCGGCCGAGAGTGTCACGATCGCCGCGGGAAAAACAACCTCGGATGTCGTGACCCTGCAATTCAAGGAGCTGATGGGCCAAGGCGAGGAACAGACGGGAGCGCTTCCTATCGACGAAACCTATCTCGTCCCCGTGCGCATCGGCCATGCCTCGATGGACGTGCTTCACGGTTCCGACGTCGCCTATTATGTCGTGAAACGATCCTCGGCCATCACCGTCGCAGCGCAGCTCACCGACAACTGGATCGAGTTCCCGACCCTCGACAAGTATTCGGAAAGCAGCAAGGCTTGGAACGGTCTGACGGCCGTGACCTACGAGGCCCTTATCTACCTCGACGATTTTGCGACGAGCAACGCTACGGGCAGCCCCGTCAACATCTCGTCCATCATGGGTGTCGAGCAGTATCTGCTGCTGCGTATCGGCGACACGAATTTCGAGCGTCAGCAGTTGCAGTTCGACGGATCGGGTGCCGGCTCGTCCTTCGGGAAGATTCCCGGACGCGATGCGACGAAGAACCTCGAAAAGGGGCGCTGGTACCATGTCGCCTGCACATATGACCAAGCGGCGCGTACCGCACGCATCTATGTCGATGGCCAGATTCAGAGCGAAGCGACCGATGTCGGCATCTCGGCGCAGAGCAAGAAGAACCAGATCAATCTGGCCATGCGGGCGCTCTACGACCTGTGGAATACGGCTCCCGACAACGAAAAACCGCAGTACGAGACCGACGACACGGGTTACAACAAGCTGGGCGAGGCTTACCAGTTCTTCCTCGGCCGCTCCTACGACGATTACCGTCCTCTGAACGGCAAGATCGCCGAAGCACGTGTCTGGTCGGTGGCCCGTACGCCCGAACAGATCTGGGACAATATGTACGACATTCAAAACCCGCAGGACGATCCGACGCTTCTTGGCTATTGGAAGTGCAACGATGCCTCGGGCAATACGGTCAAGGACTATTCGATGTACCGCAATGACGGCGTAGCCAAGTACGATATTATCTGGCCGCAGGGCATCGAGATTCCGAAACTTAACGAAAACAACGAGTGA
- a CDS encoding DUF4906 domain-containing protein — protein sequence MSSLSIFVFDNADNFVIRRDLTSSELAAKSATFSLPKSLASTPCSFYAIANYDASSAKTRAALTALVEKSAADYNGTFAEVSTAAKRSGGFVMSGMKSQTVGAVNSTTNVGITLKRTVAKVVLQTTIDPSFADKYAGTLTINSVKLSKAASQSLVVAGTPTPGAMTFSHTQTPATASGKCNALFYCFENGALPAGSRVLLEINATYDSDGSTSTTDDRSEVTYSVELTGKAAGEILRNGYYRVAANITGLVGQDCAVSVTVADWETPVTQNVELGA from the coding sequence TTGTCGTCACTGTCGATTTTCGTCTTCGATAATGCCGACAACTTCGTTATTCGCCGGGATTTAACATCCAGCGAGCTGGCCGCGAAATCGGCGACATTCTCCCTACCTAAATCTCTTGCCAGCACCCCCTGTTCATTCTACGCCATAGCGAACTACGACGCCTCGTCGGCCAAGACCCGGGCGGCCCTTACGGCCCTTGTGGAGAAGTCGGCCGCCGACTATAACGGCACCTTTGCCGAGGTGTCCACCGCAGCCAAGCGTTCGGGCGGCTTCGTGATGTCGGGCATGAAATCGCAGACCGTCGGGGCCGTGAACTCCACGACCAATGTCGGCATCACACTCAAACGCACTGTCGCTAAAGTAGTCCTCCAGACGACCATCGACCCGTCGTTCGCCGACAAATATGCAGGAACGCTTACCATCAACTCGGTAAAACTCTCCAAAGCCGCCTCGCAGTCGCTCGTCGTGGCCGGAACGCCGACACCCGGGGCCATGACCTTCAGCCACACGCAGACTCCCGCCACGGCTTCGGGAAAATGCAATGCGCTGTTCTACTGTTTCGAGAATGGAGCTTTGCCCGCGGGCAGCCGCGTTCTGCTGGAAATTAACGCCACATACGATTCGGACGGCAGCACCTCGACTACGGACGACCGCTCGGAGGTGACCTATTCGGTCGAGTTGACGGGTAAGGCCGCGGGCGAGATTCTCCGAAACGGCTACTACCGTGTCGCGGCCAATATCACGGGTCTTGTAGGTCAGGATTGCGCCGTATCGGTCACCGTCGCCGATTGGGAGACGCCCGTGACGCAGAACGTCGAACTGGGGGCATAG